Below is a window of Leishmania infantum JPCM5 genome chromosome 2 DNA.
GCGATGTGCGAGAGAAGTCCTACACGCAGACACATGCACCACatcacgcagcagcatcctTCGCTCGTTAGCGGGCGTTGCTCCGCCACACAACACGAGGTCCACACGCCGCTCGActcacccccctccccactccccgcacccgacgccgtcggcggagcaccgcctccgcccccaAAACGCTGCCCACACACATCCACCTAGCCGCTCCGCTGGGCGGCCTCGCACCCGCTCCCCAACCATGCCGGTCAccacccctggtgcatcccGCCCCGCCCCATCGCGGGGGCTCAGGCACCCCGCACGAGTGGGCCGTGCGAGGGCCGCGGGTGTGGGCCGCGCTGGCGCGTTGCCCatcatatggatggcgcaagcgtgctcaccgccggcatctgCTGCGATGGATCGCGTTATCCTCGCCACGTCGCAGGCACCGGGCCCCGTCATGACGAGAGGCGGTTCGGCATGGGCGTGGGataggagggggtgggggagtgCACCGGGCCCTGCGATACCGCGCCCTGAGGCGTATGTGTGTCCTCCGCACCCCCCCGGAAACGCCTTCTGTGttatatgtgcgtgtgtgagggggagagggggtgccACAGCCGCAATGtgcgcagcagaggaagggGCACGCGCCAGCATCGGTGCGGGCATGCGGGCACGGCGGGACAATAACGGAGGCAGGATATCGCGCTCCGCTCGTCGTCGCGCTCGTCTGCTGTTCGCCGCAGCGATGGgggtgtggagggggtgggaagTGATGGCTTCGGGTGTTCTTGTCTATCGTCCTTTTCTACACGGAGGTCATACAAGCGCAACTGCACAAGCATGTGCGCGGCACTACAGGCAGCATCTAGCCGTGCCGTCCTTCAGCTTGCTTCCCTCCTGCGCCACCcgttcgccgccgcgtgcgaagcacacagacacacaagtGTGTGAGCTACATGTGTACAGCTGCGGTGGGCCGGCTGTGGATGCCGGATATGGAGAGGGCGAAGTCCGCAGCCCGAGCGGTCGCCATCCGAAGCAGGGGCGAGACCCTCCGGCACCAAAGCGGGCCGGCAAGACATTCCGAGAGACGGCGTTCACCAAGACGGCGCCCCGCTCCGTTGCCATGGCAgttctgccgctgctgatcaACGGCTTCACGCGCGAAAATGCTCGTGTCCGGCGTGCAAGGTAGCGGCGCGACGTGTTCCGTGGGGCCCTCCCGCGAAGCTCACCGTCcgacaagcacacgcacacacgcagggcTCTTCATGTGCGGTGGTCCCAGCCACCTCGGCCTGGTGACGTTGGCGTcgtggccgccgtgcagctTGTCCCTCGCTCGGTTCGGTTGCGCCTCGCCTCGTCTCACCGACTCGATCTGTAGCCGTTCCAAACAAAGGTAGAGCTGTCCCTCCAGTACTGGTAGCTGTAGTTGTACACGGCGACGTCGTCACCGGTCGCAACAACATACTCCGGTGCCGCGGATGCCCCATGCGTCCACAGCACCGACGGCAGATCGTCCCACCCTGGTACACTGTCAGGAAACGCGTTACGCTGCTCTGCCACCcactccgctgccgcctcgatCGCCAGCTCCTCCCGATCGTCCCCGCGCGCTATCTCcacggtggaggcgctgtACTCGTTCTGGAAGTAGTAGTGCAAGAAATACGCGTCGGCTggtcggcagcggtgtgctACGACGGTTGACCACGTCACGGTATTCAGCTTCCCGCGATGCAAGTCGTGGAAGCGGTCGTAGCCTTCCTTCACGTACCAGATCGTCTCATCATCGCACAGCTCCATCGAGCGATTATATCGATTCCGGAGTGTCACGCCGATCATCACGTCTTCGTGATGCAGACCCGCTTGACGGTACAGCGACCTCCGATCGTTGGAGTAGtctgccaccgccagcatGCGCAGATCGGCGTCGGAGCTGCTTTGTGGCGGCTCCAGTATAACctgtgcgaggcggcggtgcagcatgAGCAGCATGCCCGCATTGAAGCGAACGCCCAGcatgcggcggccgctgccccAGTAGAAGCACTTCGTTCTATCCACTGGCAGCCGATCGTAGTTGTGCACGACTCTCCTCGGCGTCGCGGCCTGTGTGGTCGGCGAGCCTCCCGCCCCGGTCATCACCGgatgccgtggcggcggcggtggaaaACGCCCGCGTTTCACCCCGTTGCGCACGTACCGCACATCGCTCAGGAACTGCGGCACCTTCACGTAGGCATCGTCATCGCCCTTGATGATGAAAGGCACATCCTTGAAGGCGTGGTACGCGTACTCCAGCCACAGGATCAGCTTCTGGCTCATTCCCACCTCCACGGGAAGGCCCCACTTGCCGTCCTCGCCGATCTTCTTGTTCGTGGTCGGCCGGCGGTCCGTCATCATGTCGATCCACACAACGTTGCGGtgcgtcagcgcctcctgccacagcgcagacgacgcgTGGCAGACGTACTCCGCCGGCGACGTGAACGCGGGTGTCACGGGGAGCGACAGGGCGCCGCTCAGGTACGACAGCGCAGACGTCTCCGCGCCGACAGTCACGCGGCGGCTGACCACCTCCGCACACGGTGTGtcctcgacggcagcgatgtTCCAGTCGCGGCGGAGCTCCATCCGGCGCTGCACAATGCCCTCGTCGGCCAAGTCGTCAATGCCCTCGGCCTGCGCAGTCGCCGCCAGAAGCGCCTCGGTGGCAGCCTTGTactccgccgtcgtcggcagcagcgcactcaGGCGCCCTCGCCTCGGCTCGGCAGCTGACGTGCCGTTGCGCGCGGATGCTGAAGAGCTCTCTGATGCATTCGGGGCCACCTTGggctccaccgcggcgaagacgtacagcgccagcagcgcggcatcgAAGTGGTTCTCcgtgcgcgccacctcctggTACGTCAGCCACGTCCTGCGCTGTgcctcacgcagcgcagcacgcgccggcTGATCCGTCGACGGGATGCCCATCACGGCAAGATACGGTgtccgcggctgcgcagccccctcgccagcgccgcccgcggTCGGAAACCCTTCACCGTACACGTGCCGCAGCCACTCCcactgcggcagctccgtgcgCACATTCACGTCGTCCGTCACGCTCGTCATCGCCAGCAGCATCGGCCCGACGCGGCCCagcggtgcagacgacgtcGCGTACACGGCGTGCTGTGGCTGCAACTCCACGCCCTCCACAGCGCTGTCGTGCGTCTGTCGGTCGGTGCAGTCTGCGCAGTCCTTCTCCACCACGTGCAGTGTCCACGAGGGCAGAAAGCCCGCGCCGATGCGCAGCGGGCTGCAGAGCATCGATCCGATGCAGCAAGTTTGCTGAGCGGTAATGTTGAGCCGGCTCACGGCGCCCtcgtgctgcaccagcaccgacCATGCAGCAcccggcggccgctgcaggtAGCTGAGTTACACGTCGAAGCCATCAAGGGGCACGAGCGGCGCGTAGTTCACCGTGGGCACCTTTTACATCGACAATGCCAGCAGAGGTAGCGCGACATTGCGAGGCAGCGTAATGTGATGCCCGGTCGGTGATAAGCGGCCTAGCAAGCGTCGGATGAAGGCCGCGGCAAGTGACCTGTTCAGGGAAggccgcgctgcggtgctgaaTTCCCGAGAGGTGGCATTGATGGCGGtagacgacgacgagcggACGTACATGCATTTCGCGAGGGAGGCTCAGAAAGGGTTGTCGGAGATCGCTGCCCCATTCGTTACGCTATTCGAGGTGGCACCGTCGCTTGCGCCAGCGAAAAGGCAGCCGGGCAGCAGGCGTCGTTTCACGGACTGTGCCGTGTAGCCCCTCGGCAtggatgcgtgcgtgtgtgtgtgtatatgctTGATGCCAGCGGGTCACGCCGCGACACTCGCCGCAGCAATCATATATGCGCGGTGCCTAAGCTGACCGAGTGAACAGTTCTGCGAGGATTCGTAAAGGGAAGAGCGCCGGAGTCACACGCgacgagagaaaaagagacgTCTGCGGTGCGTGCCGGGGAGAAAGTAAGTCAAcgcgcgacggcggaggcggtccaaaaaaaaaaagcaacgaCGGGGTACAGAGCAGGCACGGCGAAGAGATGCTCGGCAGCCACCGCTGGTGCATACGCGCATCCGACCAGGCCACAAAAGCAAAACGCATGTGCCGAGATAGCGATCGATAAAAGGGCACGAGGAAGTCGTGTTGCACGGTACAACgggtggaggagcagatCCCGGCGCTGTCTTCCAAACAGATAAGCAAGTGCGGCATCACGGAAATGCAGAGTTCACGTTGCAGGCGGTTCAGCGAGTTTCCTTTGCGTGGTCTTGACTTTCACATATTCTTCTGAAGCGAAACAGGTCAAAAATAAGTATGCGCACACCACCTCAGCTCAGCTGACGGCCGTTGAGGTGCAGCGACATCCTGGCCGACCAGGACATGCCGTCCAGCCGTCGAGCCGGGTCGATATGTCGCATAGACTCGTTCTTCCGCGTCCATTCCTTCGGGCACCTGCGGCGCCACACGCACTTGGATGGACTCCATGTCTTGATCCAACGCGGGACCCGTTCAAGGTGCTGCCCGAGGGAGGAAGCGATGGTGTCCGTCGTGCAGCTATTAGAGGAGGGCAGACTAggtgcatgccggatgagcCTCAGGCCAGGGCCCGCTGAGACCCTGCACATCCTGTCTGTGTGTCACGCTTCTCTCCGAGCAGCTTCAAACCGTCGGATTCCATAATATGATGTGGAGGCTCTCCACAGCGGAGTCTGGAAGACTCGATGGTATAATTTGGGGGTGTTGCCCTCATGCTTCCGGCACCTGCGTcgcacccgcccacccgGTCGGATGTAGCAGATGCCGCATGTTTTGCACGCGTGCAGTGTGGGATTGATCCGTACGCAtctcccccgcctctctccgccCATCACTCTCTTGCCCTGCTCATCTCTGGATGCCTTGCTTGAATGTGATACACCATGCCAGCTGTGCatggcagcgcgtgcgcacagtgctTGCGTTTTGCATCCTGGGGCCTGTTCCACGACGTTGTTGTCGGGGGACCCGCTGTCTGCATCCTCCACTTCCGTCCGTGCCGccagaggggggagggcatgCCTGGATGGACTgcccgcatgtgccgcgACAGGTGGGGCGTTGCTGCGAGTCTGTGGCAataggggggagggggggcacaCCGCTACCATCACCTCAGCCCGTACGCCTCTCACCGGGGCGGGTGTGCCCAGCAGAGGGGGCCCGTGCATCGGCAGGTGCCAGCGCACAAAGAGCCCACAGCCTGCCGTACCGACGGGGGCACAGAGGGTGTGGGGGTGCGGCCACAGACACCCCAtcaagggggggggcgcccgtgcagcgcgagtgAGATGCGCGCAGTCAGATCATTGCCCCAGTCGAGGCGCGCTGTCAGCTTCAAGCGATCCGCGAATCCCGCGTAGCATACCGGGCACAGCGCCGGGCCGGCCGCCCTCATGGCACAAGCAGcaggcgggggtgggtgggtgccaCAATGCCGGCGGTGTAATAGGCAGCACACCATCTGCGCCCCATGTTGTCACCGCCAgccacccgccgctgcagcgatcCAAAATGCACGGACAGGTGTCTGTGCGGGACTGCGTGAAGATGGTCTCCTGCGGCCTCGCGAGCTCAGCATCCGTGTTCCTCGGGTGTGGGACGACTGTCGCCAAGCACCTCTTGCCGTGGCGTGTCGCATCGTGCACCGCGGTTTTTTTTTAGGGGGAGCGGATATGCGGCTATCGACCTCGCGTCTAAGGACAGTACCCAAGTCCGCGATCCGTGCAGTTGGCGCCGGCCCCTCCTTCACTGCCGATGTCGCGAGCTTGTCAGCTTCGccctgctgcaccagctcgCAATAGCCAACGACAAGCCGAGGTGAGCGacgcgcgacgacgacgacgacggcggcgggctGATGGCGCCAGCGTATGTGCCCAGATACGTCGCGGCACGCCATCCCCATCACCGCCGTAGGGCCCGTGAGAGTGCcacgaggagggagagcaagtCCGTAACGGCGGCAATGCTTTACTTCCCCCTGCCTTAGTTAATCGATCTGTCTTCGCAGCAGGTCAGGTTTTGGTTCCGGTGCTTCACatccagcgcggcagcggcaggcaaggggggagggggtcgcgCGGGCTCTTGTCGCCGCATCGTTGGCTTAATTTGCATTTTGCAAGCATCGCGGCCGCTCCTGACGCGCTGTCTGTCGGTGCTGTACCGTCTGTCCACAGCGGGTGAGAGggctccgcagcgccggcgagtCGCTGCCTGCATGCGGCCGGCTTTCTCTTCGTTTGGAAGGTGCGCGCCCGCAGCTTGCCAGGGAGTGATATGCTGGCGtgcacgcggccgccgtggatagggaggtgtgcgtgtgcatgtggcGCTACGAGGATTGTCGATGCCAGCACACCGGTGTGAGAGCTGCGGAGGTTTTGCGATGACACCGCCGTGCGGTGTGTGCACCGCATCCTCTTGTCAAGTGCGCTAGGTGGCCTCCTGGCGTGGCTGCGGAGGGATATAcaggcgtgcgcggcgcagcggcgctatGGGGTCGAGGGGCAGTGTATCGGCCTCTTCGAGTGGGTGTCCGCTGTGTACGTATTGGGGGTCACCAACGATAACTGCGACGGCTTTGGCGTGAAGGTGCTCAAGGCCCCTCCAGCAGTTTCCCACCAGCACTATCCGACCACGCGGTGGCACTGTGGCGCGTGGGTTTGATTCAAGCCGTGCCATGTGGGAAGAGCGACGCCTCCGCTCTTACGGACCGCACGCATGCGGTCCGTCAGACCCCCCCCCGAGCTCGGCAGGCCGAGTCATGGGTATTGTGATGACCACGGCAGCATGTGGGTCCATGCGGCGCGTCGGCTGGAGGAGGTCCGCGCGGAgaaggtggggggggggggcactcACCACCATGAAGTGTTCCCGAGGGCGGGTCTTAGTGTGGCTCGCATGACATCCATGTCTGCGGAGGGCGTCAGGAGTTCGAGGATATCCGAACCGAAAGCTTTACTTCGTCCGGCTATCTTGCTGTGCTCGGCACTCAGCGAGCTCACTGCACTGATCAAGAGAAGAGGATATCGGGCTGACTGTTGCCCGgctccgcacgcacacgctggtcatcgtcgctctcctcttGCGGAAGCGAGCTCAGGCGCGACGATTTCCTCAGAGATCCATGACCCAGCGAGTAGGTTACGCGGCCATGCTGAGCTTCCTCGGAGCTAggatgacggcgccgcggtcTGCCGCGTCCAGCGCGCGAGCGTAGAGTGTCCCAACGCTGCCCCTAGCTTCGTAGCTGGCTGGCGCTGCCTTACTAGGTGAAGGGTA
It encodes the following:
- the SCGR4 gene encoding phosphoglycan beta 1,3 galactosyltransferase, with product MLCSPLRIGAGFLPSWTLHVVEKDCADCTDRQTHDSAVEGVELQPQHAVYATSSAPLGRVGPMLLAMTSVTDDVNVRTELPQWEWLRHVYGEGFPTAGGAGEGAAQPRTPYLAVMGIPSTDQPARAALREAQRRTWLTYQEVARTENHFDAALLALYVFAAVEPKVAPNASESSSASARNGTSAAEPRRGRLSALLPTTAEYKAATEALLAATAQAEGIDDLADEGIVQRRMELRRDWNIAAVEDTPCAEVVSRRVTVGAETSALSYLSGALSLPVTPAFTSPAEYVCHASSALWQEALTHRNVVWIDMMTDRRPTTNKKIGEDGKWGLPVEVGMSQKLILWLEYAYHAFKDVPFIIKGDDDAYVKVPQFLSDVRYVRNGVKRGRFPPPPPRHPVMTGAGGSPTTQAATPRRVVHNYDRLPVDRTKCFYWGSGRRMLGVRFNAGMLLMLHRRLAQVILEPPQSSSDADLRMLAVADYSNDRRSLYRQAGLHHEDVMIGVTLRNRYNRSMELCDDETIWYVKEGYDRFHDLHRGKLNTVTWSTVVAHRCRPADAYFLHYYFQNEYSASTVEIARGDDREELAIEAAAEWVAEQRNAFPDSVPGWDDLPSVLWTHGASAAPEYVVATGDDVAVYNYSYQYWRDSSTFVWNGYRSSR